A DNA window from Jaculus jaculus isolate mJacJac1 chromosome 1, mJacJac1.mat.Y.cur, whole genome shotgun sequence contains the following coding sequences:
- the LOC123461700 gene encoding LOW QUALITY PROTEIN: diacylglycerol kinase kappa-like (The sequence of the model RefSeq protein was modified relative to this genomic sequence to represent the inferred CDS: inserted 1 base in 1 codon; substituted 3 bases at 3 genomic stop codons), which produces MDRAIDPAQGSAPPEDGEQPGGSPEPRPPWPPPLPAPPTVPPPPAPPPLPEPSPILVPEPAPGPCLEATPETATELDAEPAPEPALEPAREPDTELAPEPATGSVLEPALGPALKPYLDSTPDSFSEQVPESTSEPASRQAPDLTTEPPPEPXQQALELCSEPAPRSCSKPSPAPCLMQCPVVPGEGGIKISPLPSPRTPMTWSRIKKILKEGPLLKNCSSLKRWKLRYFLVQVXKLHFAHHPSFVHFETIDLSQVALAESSCRNLYHGFSVITPQHKVTLAAPNRKDMEEWINVIKTVQQGEVRKIPAAENNPFLIGMHYWYSSHSSRIQFCNVCRESIPALSRDAIICEVCKVKSHRLCALRASKDCKWNTLSITDDLLLPADEIQTMPHQWVEGNIPASSQCAVCHESCGSYRRLQDFLCLWCSFTVHNGCQRRFSKECCFGSHRSSIVPPTALSDPKGNGQLVVSSDYWNIDWSSACSCPLLIFINSKSGDHQGIVFLXKFKQYLNPSQVFDLSKSGPEAGLCMFKNFARFHVLVCGGDGSVSWVLSTIDTFGLHEWCQLAVIPLGTGNDLSRVLGWGAFWNKSKSLLDILNRVEKAHVRILDRWSVMIRETPRQFPLLKGQVEMDIPGFESAAIHHLVTATTELNKILKAKCPMEIIIATRFLCSAVEDFVADIVKAWSRIKQNNTTVESVILKSDLMYDKLSVLIDVLTEEAEATSAETGAAIHAHSDKEEGKPFAPQLDHIAKSKLELVTRAQNLQKSLKLIIFQVEQVLDEESRQTISVKNFMSAFFLGDDDSEDFDQASPRHRSHCGTWSSMPSLKSEDLDNLDLKHLYFTPEAICFKEKCVMNNYFGIGLDAKISLDFNTRREEHPGQYNSRLKNKIWYGLLGSKELLQRSYRKLEERVHLECDGEVISLPNLQGIVVLNITSYAGGVNFWGSNTATTKYEAPAIDDGKLEVVAIFGSVQMAMSRIVNLHHHRIAQCQEVMITIDGEEGIPVXVDGEAWVQRPGLIKIRYKNGAQMLMRAQDFENSMKMWQCKHNEIQAALQPQLYSQESQDSLSDKEFVQMQHLARLAENLISRLHDLSKVHQHVSVLMDSVNASANILNDMFYGQDSVNEAGAASCTLIELRNSEDEAALQTALDATNQEIEKLLAIDWMNLIFVPVEKSSDTDSRSHRLKVNFPKLGKKMREEEEKPKSSRRFHGFLGNLWHHRNHKGEAIGDDPPTPTNSQL; this is translated from the exons ATGGACCGTGCAATTGACCCAGCTCAGGGCAGTGCCCCGCCTGAGGATGGAGAACAGCCCGGAGGGTCCCCCGAGCCGCGGCCACCATGGCCTCCGCCGCTGCCTGCTCCACCAACGGTTCCTCCGCCACCCGCTCCTCCACcgctccctgagccttcgccaaTACTGGTACCAGAGCCTGCTCCAGGACCTTGTCTGGAAGCGACTCCAGAAACAGCCACAGAACTAGACGCAGAACCTGCCCCAGAGCCGGCCCTAGAGCCAGCCCGGGAGCCAGACACAGAACTTGCCCCAGAGCCAGCCACAGGCTCGGTCCTAGAACCAGCCCTAGGGCCGGCTCTAAAACCTTACCTAGACTCGACCCCAGACTCTTTCTCAGAACAGGTCCCAGAATCGACCTCAGAACCTGCTTCACGTCAGGCTCCAGACTTGACCACAGAGCCGCCCCCAGAAC GCCAACAGGCCCTAGAGCTGTGCTCTGAGCCAGCTCCAAGGTCTTGTTCGAAGCCGAGTCCAGCACCATGTCTAATGCAGTGTCCGGTGGTCCCCGGAGAGGGAGGTATAAAGATCTCGCCACTGCCATCACCCCGAACGCCAATGACATGGTCCAGaataaagaaaatactgaaagaagGACCTCTGTTGAAGAACTGCAGCTCCTTGAAGAGATGGAAGCTTAGATATTTTCTGGTTCAAGTATAAAAACTCCACTTTGCACACCATCCTTCGTTTGTACACTTTGAAACAATTGACctgtctcaggtggccttggcaGAAAGCAGCTGTAGAAATCTTTATCATGGCTTTTCTGTTATCACACCACAACATAAAGTCACCTTGGCTGCACCCAACCGGAAAGACATGGAAGAATGGATTAATGTCATAAAAACTGTCCAACAGGGAGAAGTCCGTAAGATACCTGCAGCAGAAAACAACCCTTTCCTCATTGGAATGCATTACTGGTATTCCAGCCACAGTTCCAGAATTCAGTTCTGCAATGTTTGTCGAGAGAGCATTCCTGCCTTATCTCGAGATGCCATCATCTGTGAAGTATGCAAAGTGAAATCTCACAGATTATGTGCTTTGAGAGCAAGCAAAGACTGCAAATGGAATACCTTGTCCATCACTGATGACCTCCTTCTACCTGCTGATGAAATACAAACAATGCCTCATCAGTGGGTAGAAGGAAACATACCTGCAAGCTCTCAATGTGCAGTATGTCATGAAAGCTGTGGTAGTTATCGAAGACTGCAAGATTTCCTCTGTCTCTGGTGCAGTTTTACAGTGCATAACGGCTGCCAGAGACGGTTTTCAAAGGAATGTTGCTTCGGGAGTCATCGCTCATCAATCGTTCCTCCCACTGCATTGAGCGATCCCAAAGGCAATGGCCAACTAGTAGTATCATCAGACTACTGGAATATTGATTGGTCATCTGCCTGTTCATGTCCCTTGCTTATCTTCATAAACTCCAAGAGTGGCGATCATCAAGGGATCGTCTTCCTCTGAAAATTCAAGCAATACCTTAATCCGTCTCAAGTGTTTGACCTATCAAAAAGTGGACCTGAAGCAGGCCTGTGTATGTTCAAGAACTTTGCTCGTTTTCATGTTTTGGTTTGTGGTGGAGATGGCAGTGTGAGCTGGGTCTTATCTACGATTGACACTTTTGGATTGCATGAATGGTGTCAGCTTGCTGTTATCCCACTTGGAACTGGCAATGATCTGTCCCGTGTCCTTGGCTGGGGTGCATTCTGGAACAAAAGCAAGTCACTGCTGGACATTCTCAATAGAGTAGAGAAAGCTCATGTGAGGATTCTAGACAGATGGAGTGTGATGATACGTGAGACTCCTAGGCAATTCCCACTGCTAAAAGGACAGGTtgaaatggacataccaggattTGAGTCTGCAGCTATCCATCACTTAGTGACTGCAACCACCGAATTGAACAAAATCCTGAAAGCCAAGTGCCCAATGGAGATAATTATTGCCACTAGATTTCTGTGCTCAGCAGTAGAAGATTTTGTGGCTGATATTGTAAAGGCCTGGAGTAGGATAAAACAGAATAATACAACAGTAGAGTCTGTGATTTTGAAAAGTGACTTAATGTATGATAAGCTCAGTGTCCTGATTGATGTTTtgactgaggaggcagaagctaCCTCTGCTGAGACAGGTGCTGCAATACATGCACACAGTGATAAAGAAGAAGGAAAGCCCTTCGCCCCTCAGCTAGACCACATAGCCAAGTCCAAATTAGAGCTGGTCACAAGGGCCCAGAATCTCCAGAAATCATTGAAACTCATCATATTCCAGGTTGAACAAGTTCTGGATGAGGAGAGCAGACAGACAATATCAGTCAAGAACTTTATGTCAGCTTTCTTCCTGGGAGATGATGACTCAGAGGATTTTGACCAGGCGAGCCCAAGACATCGTTCTCATTGTGGCACTTGGTCTTCTATGCCTTCTCTCAAAAGTGAAGACTTAGATAATCTTGACTTGAAACACTTATATTTTACACCTGAAGCAATATGCTTCAAAGAAAAATGTGTCATGAACAACTACTTTGGAATTGGGCTAGATGCTAAAATTTCTCTGGACTTCAACACTAGAAGAGAAGAACACCCAGGACAATACAATAGCCGCCTTAAGAACAAAATATGGTATGGCCTACTGGGAAGTAAGGAACTTTTGCAGCGTTCATACAGGAAACTGGAAGAACgagtgcatctggagtgtgatggAGAAGTCATCTCCTTGCCAAACCTGCAAGGCATTGTAGTACTCAACATTACCAGCTATGCCGGAGGTGTAAATTTCTGGGGAAGCAATACAGCGACCACAAAATATGAGGCTCCTGCAATTGATGATGGGAAGCTGGAAGTAGTGGCAATCTTTGGTTCTGTGCAGATGGCCATGTCTCGTATTGTCAACCTTCATCATCATCGCATTGCTCAGTGCCAGGAAGTGATGATAACCATTGATGGTGAAGAAGGTATCCCAGTGTAGGTGGATGGGGAGGCCTGGGTTCAAAGGCCAGGCCTTATCAAGATTAGATACAAGAATGGTGCTCAGATGCTAATGAGAGCTCAGGACTTTGAGAACTCAATGAAAATGTGGCAATGTAAGCATAATGAAATTCAAGCTGCCCTTCAACCCCAACTGTACTCCCAGGAATCACAAGATAGCCTCTCTGACAAGGAGTTTGTCCAGATGCAGCACTTAGCTCGGCTTGCAGAAAACCTCATTAGCAGACTCCATGACCTGAGCAAGGTCCACCAGCATGTGTCTGTCCTCATGGATTCTGTGAATGCTAGTGCTAATATCCTGAATGATATGTTTTATGGCCAAGACAGTGTCAATGAGGCAGGCGCTGCTTCCTGTACTCTCATTGAGTTGAGAAATTCTGAAGATGAAGCTGCACTACAAACTGCCCTGGATGCCACGAATCAGGAGATTGAAAAACTGCTGGCGATTGACTGGATGAATCTAATCTTTGTTCCAGTGGAAAAATCTTCAGACACTGACAGCAGAAGTCACAGGCTGAAAGTTAATTTCCCTAAATTAGGGAAAAAAATgcgagaagaggaagaaaaacctAAATCAAGTAGAAGATTTCATGGTTTTCTAGGTAATTTGTGGCATCACAGAAACCATAAAGGTGAAGCAATAGGTGATGATCCTCCAACACCAACAAATTCTCAACTGTAG